The genome window AAGACGATGGGGGTTATGACCCTGGCACTGGTGTCGGCGGGGGTCCTGACCGAGTTCAAGGTGCCCCTCTGGGTGATCATCCTGGCGGCAGGCGCCATCTCGCTGGGGACTGCGGCGGGAGGCTGGCGGATCATTCGCACCATGGGCACGAAGGTCGTGAAGCTCGACCCGGTGCACGGCTTCGCGGCGGAGACGACGGCAGCCACCATCATCCTCGGCGCTTCGACGCTCGGTATGCCGGTGAGCACCACGCACGTGATTTCGAGCGCCATCCTGGGGGTAGGGTCGTCAGACCGATTCCGCACCGTGCACTGGGGCGTGGCGCGTCGGATCGGGATCGCCTGGGTGCTCACCCTGCCGGCGTCCGGGCTGGTCGCCGCCCTCGCCTACTGGGTGCTGCACCCGATCCTTGGCTGATCGAGCCGCGTCAGCTGAAGAAGATGAAGCGGATCCCCACGATCACCAGCAGTACCCCGAAGCCGCGCTGCACGACCTCCACCGGCAGCGAGATGCCGAGCCGCGCTCCGAGATAGGCACCCAGCAGCAGACCGACCGCCAGGACTGCTGCGAGGCCAAGGTCGACGAATCCGCCGCGCCAATACTCCAGCGCGCCGAGCGCACCGACCGGGAGGAGCAGTGCGGCCAGCGAGGTTCCGGCCGCCTGAGTGGTGGTCAGCCCGACGACCAGGACCAGCAGCGGCACGATGACGATTCCACCGCCGATTCCGAAGAGACCAGACAGGACACCAGCGAACAGGCCGATGCCGCCGACGACCAGCAGTTGAGCCAATCCAACCTCCACATTTTCGTTTTCAGGCGCGCCCGGCGAGATTTTGAGTCTAGGCCTTGACCCACGCTTGATCTTCAGCGAGTAGGGTCACCGCCATGGAGAAGCGACGGGTCATCTTCATGTGCACGCACAACAGCGCTCGGTCACAGATGGCGGAGGCGATGCTGCGCGAGTTCGGCGGCGACACCTTCGAGGCGTTCAGCGCAGGCACCGAGGCCGCGGGCATCCGGCCGGAGACGATCCAGGTCATGAATGAGATCGGCATCGACATCAGCGGGCAGCGCTCGAAGACGATCGACGAGTTTCGCGGCCAGGGCTTCGAGTGGTTCATCACCGTCTGCGACGACGCACAGAAGAACTGCCCCGTCCTCCCGGGCGTCCAGGAGGTCGCGCATTGGTCCATCGAGGATCCCTCGCTGGCCGAAGGGACGCCGGACGACCGGCTGGCAGCATTCCGGCGCGCACGCGATCTGATCAGGAATCGACTGCGCCTGTTCATCCTCGCGGGCGGGCGCCCCGAGCTCCCGGTGCCGCACCCGACGGTGCTGCCCTAGATTTCACATGGCCTTGATGTATCGATAAGGATCGGTTAAAGCCGA of Chloroflexota bacterium contains these proteins:
- a CDS encoding sulfite exporter TauE/SafE family protein, with translation MAQLLVVGGIGLFAGVLSGLFGIGGGIVIVPLLVLVVGLTTTQAAGTSLAALLLPVGALGALEYWRGGFVDLGLAAVLAVGLLLGAYLGARLGISLPVEVVQRGFGVLLVIVGIRFIFFS
- a CDS encoding arsenate reductase ArsC, with the protein product MEKRRVIFMCTHNSARSQMAEAMLREFGGDTFEAFSAGTEAAGIRPETIQVMNEIGIDISGQRSKTIDEFRGQGFEWFITVCDDAQKNCPVLPGVQEVAHWSIEDPSLAEGTPDDRLAAFRRARDLIRNRLRLFILAGGRPELPVPHPTVLP